TTCACACCCTAGTGTCAGCATTCAAACCCTAGGGTCAGTATTCACATCCTAGGGTCAGTATTCACACCCTAGGGTCAGTATTCATATTCACATCCTAGTGTCAGTTTTCACATTCTAGTGTCAGCATTCACACCCTAGTGTCAGCATTCACACCCTAGTGTTAGCATTCACACCCTAGGGTCAGCATTCACACCCTAGTGTCAGCATTCAAACCCTAGCATCAGCATTCACACCCTAGGGTCAGTATTCACACCCTAGTGTCAGCATTCACACCCTAGTGTCAGCATTCAAACCCTAGGGTCAGTATTCACATCCTAGTGTCAGCATTCACATCCTAGTGTCAGCATTCACACCCTAGTGTCAGCATTCACACCCTAGTGTCAGTATTCACATCCTAGTGTCAGCATTCACATCCTAGTGTCAGCATTCACACCCTAGTGTTAGCATTCACACCCTAGCATCAGCATTCAAATCCTAGTGTCAGTTTTCACATTCTAGTGTCAGCATTCACATCCTAGTGTCAGCATTCACACCCTAGGGTCAGCATTCACATCCTAGTGTCAGCATTCACATCCTAGTGTCAGCATTCACACCCTAGTGTCAGCATTCACACCCTAGTGTCAGCATTCAAACCCTAGCATCAGCATTCACATCCTAGTGTCAGCATTCACACCCTAGTGTCAGCATTCACACCCTAGGGTCAGCATTCACACCCTAGTGTCAGCATTCACACCCTAGTGTCAGCATTCACACCCTAGTGTCAGCATTCACATCCTAGTGTCAGCATTCACACCCTAGTGTCAGCATTCACACCCTAGGGTCAGCATTCAAACCCTAGCGTCAGCATTCACATCCTAGGGTCAGTATTCACACCCTAGGGTCAGTATTTATATTCACATTTTAGTGTCAGTATTCACATCCTAGTGTCAGTATTCACATCCTAGTGTCAGTATTCACATCCTAGTGTCAGTATTCACACCCTAGTGTTAGCATTCACACCATAGTGTGGTGATAAGACCACGATTATGACCAAGGCTGTTGCCctatgcaaagaaaagcagaaatATTGACATAGGGTATCGTCCAATACATGTTTCTTGTGTTCTTGCCAAGCAACAAATTTCTTGTAGTTTGGAATTATATGTGAGATGCAGTAGTTAAATCAGCAGGTTGATTGTTCTGAGTCACACCTTCTGTTGTCTGCAGGCACTGGTCGTTCCAAGAAGACTGCCAAGCGAGCGGCGGCGTCAACGATGCTGACGTACATCCGCAGTCTGGAAGGTGAGGAGAAGGAAAACGTGGTGGAGGAGGACTTAGATGAGGAAGATGAAATCCCTCTGGTAAGACCGGCATATCATGGTCTACTCCTGTGTCAAGACCACTGCTGAGTTAGCCTATACTGCTTTCCTGAATTGTAAGCAAACTTGCAGTGGTTTCCACCAGGATCTATGGGGTTTCCACCtttctctgtctggtttcctccttgacctgtgtggtttttttttgcttgtccTGTCAGGTTTTCTGCAGATTATCCCTAGTTTCCACCTGGGTTTATCTGGTTTCCTCTTGGCTAGTTGTTTTCCTTTAGgatctatttttgttttctcttgtcTTGTCTTGTTTTAGTCCAGGCTGTCAGATTTCCTCCAGACTGGTTTTCTCTTCGGCTTCCTCCAAGCTCttattggtttcctccatgactGGCTATTTTGTCCAGaatctgtccagtttcctctatgctctgcacagtttcctctgTATTGCGAGGTGTGTCTTCCATACAGAAACCATAACCATTCAAAAACCTATACATTATGTGAGCGTAATATTCTTGGGTGCAGTATAAATTAACGAAATGAGTAAGTAAATGTATGAGTGACGTGTTGATTTCAGCCTGCTGAACCCCGGAGATCTGCCTACACAGCCCTGAAGGAAGGGAAGAAGGTGCCAGTTACCTCCCCGCTCCAAGTTCAACAGATACAGCAGTTCTATGAACAAATCATGAAGTCTAGTCCTAAGAGTGTTCAAGCTTTGCAGGCCCAACCCTTGAACATCCCAACCACCAACTACTGCCAGATGCTTCAGGAAATCGCCGAGGTGCAGCGCTTTGAAGTGACTTACATTGACATTCGCGAGATCAGTGTCAGCGGTGAGTCGAGGATTCAGTTTTGTGAACATGAAGTCATTGGGCAAATTTCAGgcagccactttcacaaagtttCATAGTTCAAATTTcttgttattgtttttgtgaATGACATTGTCGAGGTTTAGCaaaatgatgtggttttatgaggaaaataagaaaaaaaaaatgttttgtgataGTGTTATATGGTAGAAATGGTGTTGTACCTGATGCTTTTACTTCAAACTAGCCTTATCATTGTGCTTTTGCAGGCAACTCGCACTGAACTTCAAAAGTCTTGTTTTTACTTTCCCCAAGGAGGCTAAGTTTTCGACAGCAGTTACTTGTCTGTGTCCCTGTCTGTCAGgaattttaaaggaaaaagtTATGGACCAATTTAGATGAAATTTGGTGCAGAGCTTAGGTCTAGAGCTAGCTCCAATCCATGAAATTTGTGCTCTGCATCTGTGTCCTAAAATTTTGGTAGTATACCTCACCATTGCTACAGACGTAGAGCAAGAATGTAGAGTATGGTACTGTCTTTCTGTATGCGGTGGGGCATTGGTATGTTAAAGTGTGGAGGTTTGCACTTCCGTGAGGGTATCTAGTTTTCATAATTGATATTCAGAAATAATGTCCCAATCAAAATGCCTTAAGGTTATCATGCAGTTTGTGACGTTTTATCAAAATGGGTCCTGCTTTATGTAATGATATTCCTAACAAAAGCTGTCgttttcaatgttattttccACGTTCAgcaaaaaagggaaaaaaaatacatgactaAGGAGTGAGCTGATATTATAGCCATGGGCAGACAGCCCATACGCATACCAGAAATATGTAcagggttgtctccccttgtatGGAACAGCTACAGGAGGAATTATCAATTCGtattattaaaatgaagaatatcATAGAGTTTGGAGTTAAGCAACAATAAAATAGAATTAATTCATGTCATTGTTCAGTAAAGTTGATGTGTACTCTAGAGGCATGGTCAGTGTAAACTAATTGCCTCTCTTGGTTTTCAGGAATGCGTCAGTGTCTAGTACAGCTGTCCACCATGCCGGTTGCCGTCTGCCATGGGACAGGCGCAACCATTGACGACGCACACGGACAGGCTGCGCACAACACGTTGCAGTACCTCAAGGTGATGATGTCAGTAAAGTCGTGAGAACAGCTCCCAGGGCTTGATGAGGCCTCGCTCAGTGAACATAGTTGTTTTGTGTCGTCTTGTAAGTAACTGTAAATATAGGAATATCTATGTGTATGTTGTCATGCCGTGTAAATGACATCTGTACTACCTGTAGTTTGTATATTGATTGGTGAATCTGCAGGCAGTCAAGAGAAGTGTACAGCTATAAAGTGTGAAGTGTTGTTTGggttgagagttcaaatcctgttattgccagttttttttgttttgtgtgtgtgaattaATACACGTACTTGTTTCACCAATGGACATGGCAGCCAGTGGTGGTGGTTAATGGTGTCCATGCGAATCTAACTACCATGGCAGCCATTACTGGTGGTTAGTGATGTCCATGtgaatgtaactaccatggcagccAGTGCTGGTGGTTAGTGATGTCCATGCgaatgtaactaccatggcagccATTGCTGGTGGTTAGTTGTGTCAATGtgaatgtaactaccatggcagccAGTGCTGGTGGTTAGTGATGTCCATGtgaatgtaactaccatggcagccATTGCTGGTGGTTAGTGATGTCCATGtgaatgtaactaccatggcagccATTGCTGGTGGTTAGTGATGTCCATGtgaatgtaactaccatggcagccACTGGTGGTGGTTAGTGGTGTCCATAtgaatgtaactaccatgacagccAATGCTGGTGGTTAGTGATGTCTGTGtgaatgtaactaccatgacagccAGTTCTGGTGGTTAGTGATGTTCATGtgaatgtaactaccatggcagccAGTGCTGGTGGTTAGTGATGTTCATGtgaatgtaactaccatgacagccAGTTCTGGTGGTTAGTGATGTCCATGCgaatgtaactaccatggcagccATTGTTGGTGGTTAGTGCTGTTCATGCTATGCTACATACACTTTGTCTAATCAGCTCTATATAACGAACACTCCAGCTTCTTTCTAAACGCACACATAAATGttgtttatatcattatttatatattttcaagTTTGAACGTTAACTTAGTTACAGGCCAATTTTGTGTAGTCCACCTATGAGGGGTTGGAAAGTGGGCTTGGATGATGTGAGTGTAGTCCACCTATGAGGGGTTAG
This DNA window, taken from Liolophura sinensis isolate JHLJ2023 chromosome 11, CUHK_Ljap_v2, whole genome shotgun sequence, encodes the following:
- the LOC135477637 gene encoding interferon-inducible double-stranded RNA-dependent protein kinase activator A homolog isoform X3; protein product: MSVPAGKTPISFLQEICTKKGITPQYDLIANEGAVHEPTFVIRVSVGEVTATGKGSSKKKAKHCAAQAALKEILGVNGEFTPEEEKPQSKEENGGSSNGQAFDEGVPGNPIGELQEFTQKKLIKPPVYEFADEQGPAHAREFVCIVKLGKHQEKGTGRSKKTAKRAAASTMLTYIRSLEGEEKENVVEEDLDEEDEIPLPAEPRRSAYTALKEGKKVPVTSPLQVQQIQQFYEQIMKSSPKSVQALQAQPLNIPTTNYCQMLQEIAEVQRFEVTYIDIREISVSGMRQCLVQLSTMPVAVCHGTGATIDDAHGQAAHNTLQYLKVMMSVKS
- the LOC135477637 gene encoding interferon-inducible double-stranded RNA-dependent protein kinase activator A homolog isoform X2 — encoded protein: MSIIPKMSVPAGKTPISFLQEICTKKGITPQYDLIANEGAVHEPTFVIRVSVGEVTATGKGSSKKKAKHCAAQAALKEILGVNGEFTPEEEKPQSKEENGGSSNGQAFDEGVPGNPIGELQEFTQKKLIKPPVYEFADEQGPAHAREFVCIVKLGKHQEKGTGRSKKTAKRAAASTMLTYIRSLEGEEKENVVEEDLDEEDEIPLPAEPRRSAYTALKEGKKVPVTSPLQVQQIQQFYEQIMKSSPKSVQALQAQPLNIPTTNYCQMLQEIAEVQRFEVTYIDIREISVSGMRQCLVQLSTMPVAVCHGTGATIDDAHGQAAHNTLQYLKVMMSVKS